From a region of the Roseovarius nanhaiticus genome:
- the cobA gene encoding uroporphyrinogen-III C-methyltransferase: MSGFVSFVGSGPGDPELLTLKAVDRLRRADAVLFDDLSSGPILGHARAGADLIGVGKRAGRASPRQHHVSRLLVDYAQTNQRVVRLKSGDGGLFGRLEEELIALRDAAIRYEIIPGVPSAIAAAAAAGIPLTRRLSARRVQFVTGHDNTGGLPQDMNLPALADPLASTVVFMGKRTFPDLYEVLRRHGLPGDTPALLAENVSCPDQRLTRMTVAEMADHLRGEIGDAPALILYGPLAEG, from the coding sequence ATGAGCGGTTTCGTCAGCTTTGTCGGATCCGGTCCAGGCGATCCCGAACTGCTGACGCTCAAGGCGGTGGACCGGCTGCGCCGTGCCGATGCGGTGCTGTTCGATGATCTGTCATCGGGGCCGATCCTGGGCCATGCGCGGGCGGGAGCCGACCTGATCGGCGTGGGTAAGCGGGCAGGGCGCGCCTCACCGCGCCAGCATCACGTTAGTCGCCTTCTGGTAGACTATGCACAGACCAATCAGCGCGTCGTGCGGTTGAAATCTGGTGATGGTGGCCTGTTCGGGCGGCTGGAGGAAGAGCTGATCGCGCTGCGGGACGCAGCCATCCGCTACGAGATCATCCCCGGCGTGCCCTCGGCCATCGCGGCGGCGGCGGCGGCGGGCATTCCGCTGACCCGGCGGCTCAGCGCGCGGCGCGTCCAGTTTGTTACAGGGCACGACAACACGGGTGGATTGCCGCAGGACATGAACCTGCCCGCGCTGGCCGATCCCTTAGCATCGACCGTTGTTTTCATGGGTAAACGCACCTTTCCCGACCTTTATGAGGTGCTGAGGCGCCACGGCCTGCCTGGTGACACACCCGCGCTGCTGGCCGAAAATGTCAGCTGCCCGGACCAACGGCTGACGCGGATGACTGTCGCCGAAATGGCGGATCATTTGCGAGGCGAAATCGGCGATGCGCCCGCGTTGATTCTCTACGGCCCGCTGGCCGAGGGGTGA